In the genome of Desulfuromonas sp. DDH964, one region contains:
- the trpE gene encoding anthranilate synthase component I — protein MYCPSLDEFRAHAATGNLVPLYREILADMETPVSAFRKIDDGRTAFLLESIEGGEKWGRYSFLGSGPVKLFRSKGRYFEILDGEELLQSGECDDPLVELQAFLAPYRPVQLPGLPRFFGGAVGYLGYDMVRYVEELPDANPRQIDTWDACFLLTGQLLIFDSMAQKIKVVCNVHLQEGEDPELAYRRGQVAIDALLARLRRPLPADPPIAGKGQGRPLQPNFSRAGFMDAVERCKEYVRAGDIIQVVLSQRFSGQLAAEPFDVYRALRTINPSPYMFFLRFGATLVVGASPEVLVRKEGERVEVRPIAGTRPRGATPEEDRSLERELLADPKECAEHIMLVDLGRNDLGRVCRTGSVQVSELKVIERYSHVMHIVSNVRGTLEEGRDAFDLFRATFPAGTLSGAPKIRAMEIIDELEPCRREIYGGAVGYISYTGNMDLAIAIRTLVVQGETVHVQAGAGIVADSDPAAEYQETLNKARGVISAIELARNGLE, from the coding sequence ATGTATTGTCCCAGCCTCGACGAATTCCGTGCCCATGCTGCTACGGGGAACCTGGTCCCGCTTTACCGGGAAATCCTCGCCGACATGGAAACCCCGGTTTCGGCCTTTCGCAAGATCGATGATGGACGCACCGCTTTTCTCCTCGAGAGTATCGAGGGGGGGGAAAAGTGGGGTCGCTACTCTTTCCTCGGCAGCGGCCCGGTCAAGCTCTTTCGTAGCAAGGGGCGCTATTTCGAGATCCTGGACGGGGAAGAGCTGCTGCAGAGCGGCGAGTGTGACGACCCGCTGGTCGAACTGCAGGCTTTTCTCGCCCCCTACCGCCCGGTCCAGCTCCCCGGTCTGCCCCGTTTTTTCGGCGGGGCGGTCGGTTATCTCGGATACGACATGGTGCGTTACGTCGAGGAGCTCCCCGACGCCAACCCGCGCCAGATCGATACCTGGGACGCCTGCTTTCTCCTTACCGGGCAGCTGCTGATCTTCGACAGCATGGCGCAGAAGATCAAGGTGGTTTGTAATGTCCACCTCCAGGAAGGCGAGGACCCTGAGCTCGCCTACCGCCGCGGCCAGGTCGCCATCGACGCCCTCCTCGCCCGCCTGCGCCGGCCGCTCCCGGCTGACCCGCCAATCGCCGGCAAAGGGCAGGGCCGGCCCTTGCAGCCCAACTTCAGCCGCGCGGGCTTCATGGACGCCGTCGAGCGCTGCAAGGAGTACGTCCGCGCCGGCGACATCATCCAGGTCGTCCTCTCCCAGCGCTTCTCCGGCCAGCTCGCCGCCGAGCCCTTCGATGTCTACCGGGCGCTGCGCACCATCAACCCTTCGCCCTACATGTTCTTCCTCCGCTTCGGTGCCACCCTGGTGGTCGGCGCCTCGCCCGAGGTGCTGGTGCGCAAGGAGGGGGAGCGGGTCGAGGTGCGTCCCATTGCGGGCACCCGGCCCCGTGGTGCCACCCCGGAGGAGGACCGGAGCCTGGAGCGGGAGCTGCTCGCCGATCCCAAGGAGTGTGCCGAGCACATCATGCTGGTCGACCTCGGGCGCAACGACCTCGGCCGGGTCTGCCGCACCGGCAGCGTCCAGGTCAGCGAACTGAAGGTGATCGAGCGCTACTCCCACGTCATGCACATCGTCTCCAACGTGCGCGGTACGCTGGAAGAGGGGCGGGATGCCTTCGACCTCTTCCGCGCCACCTTCCCGGCCGGGACTCTCTCCGGGGCGCCGAAAATCCGCGCCATGGAGATCATCGACGAGCTTGAGCCGTGCCGGCGGGAGATCTACGGCGGCGCCGTCGGCTACATCTCCTACACCGGCAACATGGACCTGGCCATTGCCATTCGCACCCTGGTAGTGCAGGGGGAGACGGTTCACGTCCAGGCCGGGGCCGGCATCGTCGCCGATTCCGACCCTGCTGCCGAGTACCAGGAGACCCTCAACAAGGCGCGCGGCGTGATCAGCGCCATCGAACTGGCGCGCAACGGGTTGGAGTAA
- a CDS encoding anthranilate synthase component II: MLLMIDNYDSFTYNIVQYFRELGAEVEVHRNDKITVEEIARRKPRRLVVSPGPCSPSEAGISVAAIQAFAGKLPILGVCLGHQSIGQAFGGRIIRARSLMHGKTSAIYHEQEGIFRGLSNPFEATRYHSLVVERESLPACLKVTAWTRDTEIMGLEHRELPLWGVQFHPESILTVEGKRLLKNFLDLS; this comes from the coding sequence ATGCTCTTGATGATCGACAACTACGACTCCTTTACCTACAACATCGTCCAGTACTTCCGGGAACTGGGCGCCGAGGTGGAGGTGCACCGCAACGACAAGATCACCGTCGAGGAGATCGCCCGCAGAAAGCCGCGGCGGCTGGTCGTCTCCCCCGGCCCCTGCTCCCCCTCGGAAGCGGGGATCTCGGTGGCGGCGATCCAGGCCTTCGCCGGCAAGTTGCCGATCCTCGGCGTCTGTCTCGGCCACCAGTCGATCGGCCAGGCCTTCGGCGGGCGGATCATCCGTGCCAGAAGCCTGATGCACGGCAAGACCAGCGCCATCTACCATGAACAGGAGGGGATCTTCCGGGGACTCTCCAACCCCTTCGAGGCGACCCGCTACCACTCCCTGGTGGTCGAACGGGAGAGCCTGCCGGCCTGCCTCAAGGTAACCGCCTGGACCAGGGATACCGAGATCATGGGCCTGGAACACCGCGAACTGCCGCTCTGGGGGGTGCAATTCCATCCCGAGTCGATCCTCACGGTGGAGGGGAAGCGGCTGCTGAAGAATTTTCTCGATTTGAGCTAG
- the trpD gene encoding anthranilate phosphoribosyltransferase, producing the protein MIKAAIAKVVERQDLSEAEMIGVMDQVMGGAATPAQIGAFITALRMKGETVAEITGAARVMRDRATPIRVGRNVLDLDRDEINIDQETILDVVGTGGDGTNTFNISTSVSFVVSACGVKVAKHGNRSVSSSCGSADVLEALGVNLDVSPAVVEACIDKIGLGFLFAPALHGAMKYAIGPRKEIGIRTIFNILGPLTNPAKADCQVMGVYREELVQPLAQVLHNLGCRRGFVVHGFDGMDEITLTAPTAIATVTAEGVSLGRIEPETFGFKRCSMNDLRGGDAKGNALIVRGVLAGEGGPKRDVVLLNAAFALVAAGKVATPAEGLKLAAEAIDSGRALAQVEKLAALTNEA; encoded by the coding sequence ATGATCAAGGCGGCGATTGCCAAGGTGGTTGAACGACAGGATTTGAGCGAAGCCGAGATGATCGGGGTCATGGACCAGGTCATGGGCGGCGCGGCGACGCCGGCGCAGATCGGCGCCTTCATCACTGCCCTGCGCATGAAGGGGGAGACAGTGGCCGAGATCACCGGCGCCGCCCGGGTGATGCGCGACCGGGCGACGCCGATCCGGGTCGGCCGCAATGTCCTCGACCTCGACCGTGACGAAATCAACATCGACCAGGAGACGATCCTCGATGTCGTCGGCACCGGCGGCGACGGCACCAACACCTTCAACATCTCGACCAGCGTCTCCTTCGTCGTCTCCGCCTGCGGGGTCAAGGTCGCCAAGCACGGCAACCGCTCGGTCTCGTCGAGTTGCGGCAGCGCCGATGTCCTTGAAGCGCTGGGGGTCAACCTCGACGTCTCCCCGGCGGTGGTCGAGGCCTGTATCGACAAGATCGGTCTCGGTTTCCTCTTCGCCCCGGCCCTGCACGGGGCGATGAAGTACGCCATCGGCCCGCGCAAGGAGATCGGTATCCGCACCATCTTCAACATTCTCGGCCCGCTGACCAACCCGGCCAAGGCCGACTGCCAGGTGATGGGGGTCTACCGCGAAGAGCTGGTGCAGCCGCTGGCGCAGGTGCTGCACAATCTCGGCTGCCGGCGCGGCTTCGTCGTCCACGGTTTCGATGGCATGGACGAGATCACCCTGACCGCCCCGACGGCGATCGCCACCGTTACCGCCGAGGGGGTCAGCCTCGGCAGGATCGAGCCGGAGACCTTCGGTTTCAAGCGCTGTTCGATGAACGACCTGCGCGGTGGCGACGCAAAAGGGAACGCCCTGATCGTGCGCGGCGTTCTCGCCGGCGAAGGGGGGCCGAAGCGCGACGTGGTGCTGCTCAACGCCGCCTTTGCCCTGGTCGCCGCCGGCAAGGTCGCGACGCCGGCGGAAGGCCTGAAACTGGCGGCCGAGGCGATCGATTCCGGTCGGGCGCTGGCGCAGGTCGAAAAATTGGCAGCACTGACCAACGAGGCCTGA
- the trpC gene encoding indole-3-glycerol phosphate synthase TrpC, which translates to MTASTPDILQQIVAHKREEVAAAKAKFPIERLRQRLELVEDTPRGFARALRTMAESGGTALIAEVKKGSPSKGVIRADFDPLEIAETYQAHGATCLSVLTDEKFFLGHLNYLGLIREAVGLPLLRKDFICDPYQIVEARAYGADAVLLIAALLDLQQLRDFAALAAELKLDVLLEVHDEAELERALQTDCELIGINNRSLRSFVTDLATTERLAQRVPPERLIVAESGIHSRADVERLLAAGAGAFLVGESLMREADIGSKLDELLGG; encoded by the coding sequence ATGACCGCCAGTACCCCTGACATCCTGCAGCAGATCGTCGCCCACAAGCGCGAAGAGGTCGCCGCCGCCAAGGCGAAGTTTCCCATCGAGCGGTTGCGCCAGCGGCTCGAACTGGTCGAGGATACCCCCCGCGGTTTCGCCCGGGCGCTGCGGACGATGGCCGAATCGGGGGGGACGGCGCTGATCGCCGAAGTCAAGAAGGGCTCCCCCTCGAAGGGGGTGATCCGTGCCGACTTCGATCCGCTGGAAATCGCCGAGACCTACCAGGCCCACGGCGCCACCTGCCTCTCGGTCCTCACCGACGAGAAGTTCTTCCTCGGCCATCTGAACTATCTCGGGCTGATCCGCGAGGCGGTCGGCCTGCCGCTGCTGCGCAAGGACTTCATCTGCGACCCCTACCAGATCGTTGAGGCGCGCGCCTACGGCGCCGACGCGGTGCTGCTGATCGCAGCGCTGCTCGATCTGCAGCAGCTGCGTGATTTCGCCGCCCTGGCCGCCGAGCTGAAGCTCGATGTGCTGCTCGAGGTTCACGACGAGGCGGAGTTGGAGCGGGCGCTGCAGACCGACTGCGAGCTGATCGGCATCAACAACCGCTCGCTGCGCAGCTTCGTCACCGACCTCGCCACCACCGAGCGTCTGGCGCAACGGGTGCCGCCGGAGCGGCTGATCGTCGCCGAGAGCGGCATCCACAGTCGTGCCGATGTCGAGCGCCTGCTGGCGGCCGGCGCCGGCGCCTTCCTGGTCGGCGAAAGCCTGATGCGGGAAGCGGATATCGGCAGCAAATTGGACGAACTGCTGGGAGGATAG
- a CDS encoding TrpB-like pyridoxal phosphate-dependent enzyme translates to MRTKILLPEDRIPKQWYNIIPDMPGPLAPVIHPGTMQPVSPDDLLPLFPMGLIEQEVSQQRWIEIPEEVREIYRLWRPSPLFRAHRLEKALGTPAKIYYKYEGVSPAGSHKPNTAIPQAYYNKIGGTKRIASETGAGQWGSSIALACQMFGLECTVYMVKVSYNQKPYRKSMMQLWGANVIPSPSNQTGAGRSILAEHPDSNGSLGIAISEAVEDAATRDDTRYALGSVLNHVCLHQTVIGIEAKEQLALVGDYPDVVIGCHGGGSNFAGIGFPFVADKANGKQVRVVALEPASCPTLSRGVYAFDFGDTAKMAPVAKMYTLGHDFMPPGIHAGGLRYHGASPLVSQLVHAGVVEAKAVHQLACFEAAVLFSRSEGIIPAPESSHAIRGAVDEALQAKEEGKERTILFNLSGHGHVDMAAYDDFFAGKLTDYEYPEEAIKESLAHLPKVEA, encoded by the coding sequence ATGCGCACCAAGATCCTGCTCCCCGAAGACCGCATTCCGAAGCAGTGGTACAACATCATCCCCGACATGCCGGGTCCGCTGGCGCCAGTCATCCACCCCGGGACGATGCAACCGGTCTCACCCGATGACCTGCTGCCGCTCTTCCCGATGGGGCTGATCGAGCAGGAGGTCTCCCAGCAGCGCTGGATCGAGATCCCCGAGGAGGTGCGGGAGATCTATCGCCTCTGGCGGCCGTCCCCCCTCTTTCGCGCCCATCGCCTGGAGAAGGCCCTCGGCACCCCGGCGAAAATCTACTACAAGTACGAAGGGGTCTCTCCGGCTGGCAGTCACAAGCCGAACACGGCGATTCCGCAGGCCTACTACAATAAAATCGGCGGCACCAAGCGGATTGCCAGCGAGACCGGCGCCGGCCAGTGGGGGTCGTCGATTGCCCTCGCCTGCCAGATGTTCGGCCTCGAGTGTACCGTCTACATGGTCAAGGTCTCCTACAACCAGAAGCCGTACCGCAAGAGCATGATGCAGCTCTGGGGCGCCAACGTCATCCCTTCGCCGTCGAACCAGACGGGCGCCGGCCGCTCGATCCTGGCCGAGCATCCCGACAGCAACGGCTCCCTCGGGATTGCCATCAGCGAGGCGGTGGAGGATGCCGCCACCCGTGACGACACCCGCTACGCGCTGGGGAGCGTCCTCAACCATGTCTGCCTGCACCAGACGGTGATCGGCATTGAGGCGAAGGAGCAGCTCGCCCTGGTCGGCGATTACCCGGACGTCGTCATCGGCTGCCATGGCGGCGGTTCCAACTTCGCCGGTATCGGCTTCCCCTTCGTCGCCGACAAGGCGAACGGCAAGCAGGTGCGCGTCGTCGCTCTCGAGCCGGCGAGCTGCCCGACCCTGTCGCGCGGCGTCTACGCCTTCGACTTCGGCGACACGGCGAAGATGGCGCCGGTGGCGAAGATGTACACCCTTGGCCACGACTTCATGCCGCCGGGGATCCACGCCGGCGGCCTGCGCTACCACGGCGCTTCGCCCCTCGTCTCGCAGCTGGTGCACGCCGGCGTCGTCGAGGCGAAGGCGGTGCATCAGCTCGCCTGTTTCGAGGCGGCAGTCCTCTTCTCGCGCAGCGAGGGGATCATCCCCGCTCCCGAATCGAGCCACGCCATCCGCGGTGCCGTCGACGAGGCACTGCAGGCCAAGGAAGAGGGGAAGGAGCGGACCATCCTTTTCAACCTCTCCGGGCACGGCCACGTCGATATGGCCGCCTATGATGACTTTTTTGCCGGCAAGCTCACCGATTACGAGTACCCGGAAGAAGCGATCAAGGAATCGTTGGCCCACCTGCCCAAGGTGGAAGCTTAG
- a CDS encoding phosphoribosylanthranilate isomerase gives MIKVKICGITSLEDALHACACGVDALGFVFYEESPRCIDPGSAAKIIRQLPPFVTTVGLFVNADPEQVEEVADFCGLDVIQLHGDEGPDDCDFTPRRTIKALRVKDAASLARHDDYAVAALMLDSWVKGSYGGTGHLFNWELAAAVARQRPVILAGGLTPENVADAIRAVRPYAVDVSSGVEAAPGRKDPAKVAAFIDAARRLG, from the coding sequence ATGATTAAAGTCAAAATCTGCGGCATCACCAGCCTGGAAGACGCCCTGCATGCCTGTGCCTGCGGGGTTGATGCGCTCGGTTTCGTCTTTTACGAGGAGAGCCCGCGCTGCATCGACCCGGGAAGCGCCGCGAAAATCATCCGGCAGCTGCCGCCCTTTGTCACCACGGTCGGCCTCTTCGTCAATGCCGACCCGGAACAGGTCGAAGAGGTTGCCGATTTTTGCGGTCTCGATGTGATCCAGCTGCATGGCGACGAGGGGCCGGACGATTGTGATTTTACCCCCCGTCGAACGATCAAGGCGCTGCGGGTCAAGGATGCGGCGAGCCTCGCCCGACATGACGACTACGCGGTTGCGGCGCTGATGCTCGATTCCTGGGTCAAGGGAAGCTACGGCGGGACCGGTCACCTCTTCAACTGGGAGCTGGCGGCCGCGGTCGCCCGCCAGCGGCCGGTGATCCTCGCCGGCGGACTCACCCCGGAGAACGTCGCCGATGCGATCCGCGCCGTGCGCCCCTATGCGGTCGATGTCTCGAGCGGCGTCGAGGCGGCGCCGGGGCGCAAGGACCCGGCGAAGGTCGCGGCCTTTATCGATGCGGCACGTAGGTTGGGTTGA
- the trpB gene encoding tryptophan synthase subunit beta: protein MYNFPDDKGHFGEFGGRYVAETLMPALLELEAAYREAQADPAFHEELAYWLKDFVGRPSPLYFARRLTEHCGGAKIYLKREDLNHTGAHKVNNTVGQILLARRMGKKKVIAETGAGQHGVATATVAALFGMECQVFMGTEDIRRQSLNVFRMKLLGAKVHGVTSGTATLKDAMNDALRHWVTHVRDTFYVIGTVAGPHPYPELVRDFQAVIGKETREQILEQEGRLPDAAVACIGGGSNAMGLFYPFVGDSSVRLIGVEAAGLGIDSGKHAASIGAGSVGVLHGNKTFLLQNDDGQIEHAHSISAGLDYPGVGPEHAHLKSLGRAEYVSITDQEALNGFQLLTRLEGIIPALESAHAIAHLLKLAPTMSREQSIVVCLSGRGDKDIHTVAEAMGVEL from the coding sequence ATGTACAACTTTCCCGATGATAAAGGCCATTTCGGCGAGTTCGGTGGCCGCTACGTCGCCGAGACGCTGATGCCGGCGCTGCTCGAACTCGAAGCGGCCTACCGCGAGGCGCAGGCCGATCCGGCCTTCCACGAGGAACTGGCCTACTGGCTGAAGGATTTCGTCGGCCGGCCGAGCCCCCTCTATTTCGCCCGGCGCCTCACCGAGCACTGCGGCGGGGCGAAGATCTACCTCAAGCGCGAGGACCTCAACCATACCGGCGCCCACAAGGTCAACAACACCGTCGGCCAGATTCTGCTGGCGCGGCGCATGGGGAAGAAGAAGGTGATCGCCGAGACCGGCGCCGGCCAGCATGGCGTGGCGACCGCGACCGTGGCGGCGCTCTTCGGCATGGAGTGCCAGGTTTTCATGGGGACCGAGGATATCCGGCGCCAGTCCCTCAACGTCTTTCGCATGAAGCTGCTCGGGGCGAAGGTCCACGGCGTCACCAGTGGCACGGCGACCCTCAAGGACGCCATGAACGACGCCCTGCGCCACTGGGTGACCCATGTCCGCGATACCTTCTACGTCATCGGCACCGTCGCCGGTCCGCATCCCTACCCGGAGCTGGTGCGTGACTTCCAGGCGGTGATCGGCAAGGAGACCAGGGAACAGATTCTGGAGCAGGAAGGACGCCTCCCCGACGCGGCGGTGGCCTGCATCGGCGGCGGCAGCAACGCCATGGGGCTCTTCTATCCCTTTGTCGGCGACAGCTCGGTGCGCCTGATCGGCGTCGAGGCCGCCGGCCTCGGCATCGATTCGGGCAAACATGCCGCCTCGATCGGCGCCGGCTCGGTGGGGGTGCTGCACGGCAACAAGACCTTCCTGCTGCAGAATGACGACGGCCAGATCGAGCACGCCCATTCGATCTCCGCCGGGCTCGATTACCCCGGGGTCGGTCCCGAGCACGCCCATCTCAAGAGCCTGGGGCGGGCCGAATATGTTTCGATCACCGATCAGGAGGCCCTCAATGGGTTCCAGCTGCTGACGCGGCTGGAGGGGATTATCCCCGCCCTGGAGAGTGCCCATGCCATTGCCCATCTCCTCAAGCTCGCACCGACCATGAGCCGGGAGCAGTCGATCGTCGTCTGTCTCTCCGGGCGCGGCGACAAGGATATTCATACCGTGGCCGAAGCCATGGGCGTCGAATTGTAA
- a CDS encoding DEAD/DEAH box helicase, translated as MKFTELNLPAEVLKGVAAVGFTELTPVQEESIPLALAGKDVAAQAQTGTGKTAAFLISLFTRLLRSDRGSGRDPRALVLAPTRELVMQICEDAKGLGVGCPFRVEAIFGGVDYDKQRQALKDGVDIIVATPGRLIDYAKQRVFSFNSIEAVVIDEADRMFDMGFIKDLRYILRKLPPFEERQTMLFSATLSPRVMELAYEFMDLAEKVRIEPEKITADRVEQVLYHVGRREKFPLLLGLLRKEPQPQRILLFVNTKREGEHLAERLKANDFKAAVISGDIPQRKRMRILEDFKESRLNFLVATDVASRGIHVDDVTHVVNYDLPQDADDYVHRIGRTARAGAAGKAISFADEDLVFHLPDIEEYIGRKIPSTFPEEEDFVRDYKRSAPTHRKAPVPEKQAGHGHGDKRPRRRGPKRRGGKGPN; from the coding sequence ATGAAATTCACCGAACTGAATCTGCCCGCCGAGGTCCTGAAGGGAGTCGCGGCGGTCGGCTTCACCGAGCTTACCCCGGTCCAGGAGGAGTCGATCCCCCTCGCTCTCGCCGGCAAGGATGTCGCCGCCCAGGCGCAGACGGGGACCGGCAAGACCGCGGCCTTTTTGATCTCCCTCTTTACCCGCCTGCTGCGCAGTGACCGGGGTAGCGGCCGCGACCCCCGGGCGCTGGTGCTCGCCCCGACCCGGGAACTGGTGATGCAGATCTGCGAGGACGCCAAGGGGCTCGGGGTCGGCTGCCCCTTCCGCGTCGAGGCGATCTTTGGCGGGGTCGATTACGACAAGCAGCGCCAGGCGCTCAAGGACGGCGTCGACATCATCGTCGCGACCCCGGGCCGGCTGATCGACTACGCCAAGCAGCGGGTCTTCTCCTTCAACAGCATCGAGGCGGTGGTCATCGACGAGGCCGACCGCATGTTCGACATGGGGTTCATCAAGGACCTGCGTTATATCCTGCGCAAGCTCCCCCCTTTTGAAGAGCGGCAGACGATGCTCTTTTCGGCGACCCTCTCGCCGCGGGTGATGGAGCTCGCCTACGAGTTCATGGACCTGGCCGAGAAGGTGCGGATCGAGCCGGAGAAGATCACCGCCGACCGGGTCGAACAGGTTCTCTACCACGTTGGCCGGCGCGAGAAGTTCCCGCTCCTGCTCGGCCTGCTCCGCAAAGAGCCGCAACCGCAGCGAATCCTCCTCTTCGTCAACACCAAGCGCGAGGGGGAGCATCTCGCCGAGCGCCTCAAGGCGAACGATTTCAAGGCCGCGGTGATTTCCGGCGACATCCCGCAGCGCAAGCGGATGCGCATCCTCGAGGATTTCAAGGAGAGCCGGCTCAACTTCCTCGTTGCCACCGATGTCGCTTCCCGGGGGATTCATGTCGATGACGTGACCCATGTCGTCAATTATGACCTGCCCCAGGATGCCGACGACTACGTCCACCGTATCGGCCGTACCGCCCGGGCCGGTGCCGCTGGCAAGGCGATCAGCTTTGCCGACGAGGATCTCGTCTTCCACCTCCCCGACATCGAGGAGTATATCGGCCGCAAGATCCCGAGCACCTTTCCGGAGGAGGAGGACTTCGTCCGGGATTACAAGCGGAGCGCGCCGACCCATCGCAAGGCGCCGGTGCCGGAAAAGCAGGCCGGTCATGGTCACGGCGACAAGCGCCCGCGCCGGCGCGGACCGAAACGCCGTGGCGGCAAGGGCCCGAATTGA
- a CDS encoding SRPBCC family protein produces the protein MLKKLTVVLVLLALAGGGFLVFSRDSRLDVTSSREVAFPPAKVWREVAEVWAWPRWWPGLETAEVNAQLLPGTEIRLGLKGDPERSLAQVVTVLPARELAWSRPGVLGSRTVTRFELRPTAAGTTVVVTSSILGPQAILARATGREAFSSYQQRLLDALAAQLESRANAAGAAAPRS, from the coding sequence ATGTTGAAAAAACTGACAGTCGTCCTGGTTTTGCTCGCCCTCGCCGGCGGCGGGTTCCTGGTCTTTTCCCGGGACAGCCGTCTCGATGTGACGAGCAGTCGCGAGGTTGCCTTCCCGCCCGCCAAGGTCTGGCGGGAAGTGGCCGAGGTCTGGGCCTGGCCGCGCTGGTGGCCGGGCCTGGAAACGGCCGAAGTGAACGCCCAGCTACTCCCCGGCACCGAAATTCGACTGGGCCTGAAGGGGGATCCGGAGCGCTCCCTGGCACAGGTTGTCACCGTCCTCCCGGCGCGGGAACTCGCCTGGAGCCGGCCCGGGGTTCTCGGCAGCCGCACCGTGACGCGCTTCGAACTGCGGCCGACTGCTGCGGGGACCACCGTGGTTGTGACCAGTTCCATCCTCGGGCCGCAGGCGATCCTGGCCCGGGCGACCGGTCGGGAGGCCTTCAGCAGCTACCAGCAGCGCCTCCTCGACGCCCTGGCCGCCCAGCTGGAAAGTCGCGCCAATGCGGCTGGCGCGGCCGCGCCGCGGAGCTGA
- a CDS encoding uracil-DNA glycosylase, which translates to MLGADLPGLATCTRCPRLVQCMAQLPPRKGLDRDAYWNRPVPGFGDPEARFCLVGLAPGAHGANRTGRPFTGDGAGLFMYPLLHQAGLASQGEAIDRDDGLALHDLYLTNAVKCLPPGNLPRPEEFASCRPFLAEELASLPQLQVIIALGQGAWMTLLRHFQAAGTVGRLADHPFAHGARCRLSGGLWLLASYHTSRYNVQTGRMHAAMFLELLDLARRLADGENG; encoded by the coding sequence ATGCTCGGCGCCGACCTGCCGGGGCTGGCCACCTGTACCCGCTGCCCGCGGCTGGTCCAGTGCATGGCTCAACTCCCCCCGCGCAAGGGCCTCGACCGCGACGCCTACTGGAATCGCCCGGTCCCCGGCTTCGGCGATCCCGAGGCCCGCTTCTGCCTGGTCGGCCTTGCCCCGGGGGCCCACGGCGCTAATCGCACCGGCCGACCCTTCACCGGTGATGGCGCCGGTCTCTTCATGTACCCGCTCCTGCACCAGGCCGGTCTGGCGAGCCAGGGGGAGGCGATCGATCGTGACGACGGGCTTGCCCTGCACGATCTCTACCTCACCAACGCGGTGAAGTGTCTGCCGCCCGGTAATCTGCCGCGACCGGAAGAGTTCGCCAGCTGCCGCCCCTTTCTCGCCGAAGAGCTGGCCAGCCTGCCGCAGCTGCAGGTGATCATCGCCCTCGGCCAAGGCGCCTGGATGACGCTGCTGCGCCATTTCCAGGCGGCCGGGACGGTCGGTCGACTGGCGGACCACCCCTTCGCGCACGGTGCCCGGTGCCGGCTCTCTGGCGGCTTGTGGCTGCTGGCGAGTTACCATACCAGCCGCTACAATGTCCAGACCGGGCGGATGCACGCCGCGATGTTCCTGGAATTGCTGGACCTCGCCCGCCGGCTGGCGGATGGAGAAAACGGTTGA
- the trpA gene encoding tryptophan synthase subunit alpha, whose product MGRIEATFARLRAAGETALIPFITAGDPSLAISETLIHAMVEAGADIIELGVPFSDPMADGPTIQAASERALAAGTTLSGVLQMVSRVRQHTNVPIVLMGYFNPVFRYGAERFARDAATAGVDGVLLVDLPPEESAEIHDALAAADLRLITLLAPTTPPQRLARLAATGEGYLYYVSMTGVTGSQAVDAAAIADAVAALRAQSPVPVAVGFGITTAADAAAIGRFADGVVVGSALVRIIESCGASAELLPEVRRFVSGLKAGLGNPPA is encoded by the coding sequence ATGGGGCGTATTGAAGCGACTTTCGCCCGCCTGCGGGCGGCCGGCGAGACCGCGCTGATTCCATTTATCACCGCCGGCGATCCGAGCCTGGCGATCAGTGAAACTCTGATCCATGCTATGGTCGAGGCGGGAGCGGATATCATCGAGCTGGGCGTTCCCTTCTCCGACCCGATGGCAGACGGACCGACGATCCAGGCGGCTTCGGAGCGTGCCCTGGCCGCCGGGACGACCCTCTCCGGCGTACTGCAGATGGTTTCCCGGGTGCGCCAGCATACCAACGTGCCGATCGTGCTGATGGGGTATTTCAACCCGGTCTTTCGCTACGGCGCCGAGCGGTTTGCCCGTGATGCCGCGACTGCCGGGGTGGACGGCGTGCTGCTGGTCGATCTGCCGCCGGAGGAGTCGGCGGAAATCCATGACGCCTTGGCGGCGGCCGATCTGCGGCTGATCACCCTGCTCGCGCCGACCACGCCGCCGCAGCGCCTGGCCCGCCTCGCCGCGACCGGTGAAGGGTACCTCTATTACGTGTCGATGACCGGGGTCACCGGCAGCCAGGCGGTCGATGCCGCGGCGATCGCTGACGCCGTGGCTGCCCTGCGGGCCCAGAGCCCGGTGCCGGTGGCGGTTGGCTTCGGCATCACCACGGCCGCGGACGCCGCTGCCATCGGACGCTTTGCCGATGGTGTCGTGGTTGGGAGCGCGCTGGTGCGAATCATTGAGTCCTGCGGCGCCTCGGCGGAACTGTTGCCCGAGGTCCGGCGCTTCGTCTCCGGCCTCAAGGCCGGACTGGGGAACCCCCCGGCATGA